In the genome of Vicia villosa cultivar HV-30 ecotype Madison, WI linkage group LG7, Vvil1.0, whole genome shotgun sequence, one region contains:
- the LOC131618656 gene encoding uncharacterized protein LOC131618656, protein MPTYAKFMKDIIFKKRTIDRDPIILTETCSAILQGMKIPVKKKDRGSVTIPCTIRDRSFKKAIIDLGASVSLMSLSIYKRLGIGNVQDTRMTLQFADHSVKRPYGIVEDVLVKIDKFVFPVDFVILEMPEDEEIPIILGRPFLETG, encoded by the coding sequence ATGCCTACTTATGCAAAATTTATGAAGGACATCATCTTCAAGAAAAGAACCATCGATCGTGACCCTATTATTCTAACCGAAacgtgtagtgctattttgcagggtatgaagattccggtGAAGAAGAAGGATAGAGGTTCCGTGACTATTCCTTGTACAATTAGGGATAGGTCATTCAAGAAAGCTATAattgatttgggagcaagtgtgagCCTTATGTCGTTGTCTATCTATAAGAGATTGGGGATAGGTAACGTACaggatacaagaatgacactccagTTTGCTGACCATTCTGTGAAAAGACCTTATGGGATAGTAGAAGACGTGCTTGTGAAAATAGACAAATTCGTGTTCCCAGTGGATTTTGTGATTCTAGAAATGCCGGAAGATGAGGAGATCCCTATCATTTTAGGAAGGCCATTTCTAGAGACAGGGTGA